A genomic region of uncultured Paludibaculum sp. contains the following coding sequences:
- a CDS encoding TonB-dependent siderophore receptor, with the protein MRNLIALLTVLMPLVAQPPVPQRPGAGAPACTLASQETEATLSGTVSDASGAALPDATVTAVCGAFRAETRTGVNGGYTLALPKGTLRIRVTSARFTAAERDVTMAADSAVQADFTLRPEDVHSSVSVTAQIDYIAEETNSGAKLDLPLLEIPQSITVVTRKVLDDQGAVRLDDALRNVAGVMPGGYYEGWDYYRIRGFDSSFTTYLDGLRGGNGTADEIGGLEAVEVMKGPSSALYGQGVLGGLVNLRSKRPKSDALLNLEYTGGSFAFNSPSVDFGGSLNRSRTLYGRVFALDRRQDTFVDYAHIHRAYVVPSVTWRITPATSLTLLGRYQQDNGRHAFPLPAKGTVLPNINGEIPVSRYVGELGNDDNSVHEDNRQLGWEFTHQFREGFRIRQNGRVAVYRQIWKNLLYPGFLDADERTLYRYPLSYDQNWKNYAIDTSVDGVFHTGAVRHEVVVGVDYFRNPTVFSGESIDFSDMSQYTPIDLFHPVYGQSKPTALIPAYAGHTLMQFTGLYFQDHLRLGRRLTITAGGRMNFTSNRDLPDPSHTDSAFTPRIGANYQILPGLALYGSYSRSFLPQSGRVYDAGSENGTFAPPEKGRQWEGGVKSSLLNGRLSSTLALYDLRRGNVLTTDLGHPNFSIVTGQQRSRGVEAESTFLLHGGWSLTAAYAFNNAKVTEDNTIPVGTPTQNAPRHAFNLWTRYEIQRGWAKGLGIGLGGRRYGDQSGDLFNTFQLPGYGLLEGSLSYRVGHFGIQFNAYNLSNTRYFTGSYDSLYVKPGAPRSARVTVRWSF; encoded by the coding sequence GCCACGGTCACCGCCGTCTGCGGAGCCTTCCGCGCGGAAACCCGCACCGGAGTCAACGGCGGCTATACTCTCGCTCTGCCGAAAGGCACGCTCCGCATCCGGGTCACGTCGGCACGATTCACCGCGGCGGAACGAGATGTCACGATGGCCGCGGACTCCGCTGTCCAGGCCGACTTCACCCTGCGCCCAGAAGACGTCCACAGCAGCGTCTCCGTCACCGCGCAGATCGACTACATTGCCGAGGAGACGAACTCCGGCGCCAAGCTCGATCTGCCTCTGCTCGAGATCCCACAGAGCATCACGGTGGTGACGCGGAAGGTGCTCGACGACCAGGGCGCCGTTAGGCTCGACGATGCCCTGAGGAATGTCGCTGGTGTCATGCCGGGCGGCTACTACGAAGGGTGGGACTACTACCGCATCCGCGGCTTCGACTCGTCGTTCACCACCTATCTCGACGGCCTGCGCGGCGGCAACGGCACGGCGGACGAGATCGGCGGACTGGAGGCCGTTGAAGTGATGAAGGGCCCGTCTTCGGCGTTGTATGGCCAGGGGGTACTCGGCGGACTGGTGAACCTGCGCAGCAAACGGCCCAAGTCCGATGCCCTCCTCAACCTCGAATACACCGGCGGCTCCTTCGCCTTCAACAGCCCCAGTGTGGACTTCGGAGGCTCGTTGAACCGGTCCCGCACACTGTACGGCCGTGTCTTCGCGCTCGACCGCCGGCAAGATACCTTCGTCGACTACGCGCATATCCACCGGGCCTACGTCGTGCCCTCCGTCACGTGGCGCATCACGCCGGCCACCTCGCTGACGCTGCTGGGGCGCTACCAGCAGGACAACGGCCGCCACGCGTTCCCGCTGCCCGCCAAGGGCACCGTCCTGCCAAACATCAATGGCGAGATCCCCGTCAGCCGCTATGTCGGCGAACTCGGCAACGACGACAACTCGGTGCATGAGGACAACCGGCAACTCGGCTGGGAGTTCACGCACCAGTTCCGCGAGGGCTTCAGGATCCGCCAGAACGGGCGCGTCGCCGTCTACCGCCAGATCTGGAAGAACCTGCTCTATCCGGGCTTTCTCGACGCCGACGAACGGACCCTCTACCGCTACCCGCTCAGCTACGACCAGAACTGGAAGAACTATGCGATCGACACGTCGGTGGATGGCGTCTTCCACACCGGCGCCGTGCGTCACGAGGTGGTCGTGGGCGTGGACTACTTCCGGAACCCCACCGTCTTCAGCGGCGAATCCATCGACTTCAGCGACATGTCGCAGTACACGCCCATCGACCTCTTCCATCCTGTTTATGGGCAGTCCAAGCCCACGGCGCTGATTCCCGCCTACGCCGGTCATACGCTGATGCAGTTCACCGGCCTCTATTTCCAGGACCATCTGCGTCTGGGCCGGCGGCTCACGATCACCGCCGGAGGCCGCATGAACTTCACCTCCAACCGCGACCTGCCCGACCCTAGCCACACCGACTCCGCCTTCACCCCGCGCATCGGTGCGAACTACCAGATCCTGCCCGGCCTCGCTCTGTACGGCAGCTACAGCCGTTCCTTCCTGCCGCAGTCCGGCCGTGTCTACGATGCAGGTTCGGAGAACGGCACTTTCGCTCCCCCGGAGAAGGGCCGTCAATGGGAAGGCGGTGTGAAATCCAGCCTGCTCAATGGCCGGCTGTCGTCGACGCTTGCCCTCTACGACCTGCGCCGGGGCAATGTGCTCACCACGGACCTCGGCCACCCCAACTTCTCCATCGTCACCGGCCAGCAGCGCAGCCGGGGTGTGGAAGCCGAGAGCACGTTCCTGCTGCACGGCGGCTGGAGCCTGACCGCGGCCTACGCCTTCAACAACGCGAAGGTCACTGAGGACAACACAATTCCTGTCGGAACACCCACGCAGAACGCGCCTCGCCATGCGTTCAATCTATGGACCCGCTACGAGATCCAGCGCGGCTGGGCCAAGGGTCTGGGCATCGGCCTGGGTGGCCGGCGCTACGGAGATCAGTCCGGCGATCTCTTCAACACCTTCCAATTGCCGGGCTACGGGCTACTGGAAGGCTCACTGTCCTACCGGGTGGGGCACTTCGGCATTCAGTTCAATGCGTACAACCTGAGCAACACGCGCTACTTCACGGGCTCGTATGACAGCCTCTACGTGAAGCCCGGAGCGCCGCGCTCCGCGCGGGTGACCGTCCGCTGGTCGTTCTAA